GCGCGGAGGCGAGAAAGAAAGGGTTTGGAGGAGAAGTTATTTGCGAAATTTGGTAAAGGATAGAAGTAATTTTATATTATTATGTCGCGTATAGGAAAAAAAATAATTATTATCCCTGAAAATGTAGAAGTTAAATTTGACAAAGGAGAAGTTGTCGTTAAAGGGAGTAAAGGAGAGTTATCTCAATTGATTCCTCTTGAGTTAGAGATATCTATTAAAGATAAGGAACTTTTGGTGACGCCGAAAAGGAAAGGGAAGGACGCGTCCGCTTTGTGGGGTCTCATTAGAAGCTTGATCGCCAACATGATTCAAGGCGTAAGCGAAGGGTTTGAAAAGCAATTGGAAATTAACGGCGTTGGTTATCGGGTTGTTCTTGAAGGCAAGACGCTTGTTTTAAGTTTGGGCTTGTCTCATTCAGTCAAAATAGAGGCGCCTGAAAAGATTGAATTTAAGGTGGAAAAAAATATTATTACTGTTTCGGGTATAGACAAACAAGCGGTTGGTCAAATAGCGGCTAAAATCAGAGATCAGAAAAAGCCAGAGCCATATAAAGGTAAAGGGATTAGATATATAGATGAAGTTATTAGAAGGAAGTCAGGCAAAAAAGCGGCTGGTTCAGAATAAATATTATGACAAAACAAGATCAAAGGAATAAGCGCCATAAGCGCGTTAGAGGGAAGGTGATCGGGATTGAAAAATGTCCGCGTCTTTCGGTTTTTCGCAGTAATAAATATATTAATCTTCAATTAATTAATGACGAAACGGGAAAAACGATGGCGAGTTTTAATGATTTAAAAATTAATAAAAAAGGGAAAACGAAAATAGAGGCAGCTAAGGAAGCTGGAATCGCGCTTGCGAAAAAGGCGAACGAACAGAAAATTGAAAAAGTTGTTTTTGACAGAGGCGGATATAAATATCATGGTCGCGTTAAGGCGGCGGCTGAAGGAGCAAGAGAAGGAGGACTGAAATTCTAAATTTTAGATTATAAATTATGTTCAATCAAAATAAAGAACAATCTAAATACGAACAAAAATTGCTTGATGTCGCGCGAGTAGTAAGAGTAGTTGCTGGCGGACGGCGATTTAGGTTTCGTGCTGTAGTAGCGATTGGAGACAGAAAGGGCAATGTTGGCGTTGGGGTGAGCAAGGGGCAAGATGTCGCGGTCGCGGTTGAGAAAGCGGTGGCTGGAGCGGAAAAGTGTTTAATTAATATCCCTTTAGTTGATGGAACGATTCCTCATAAAACAGAAGCGAAGTTTTGCAGCGCTAAGGTTTTGCTAAAGCCAGGCATAAAAGGAAAAGGAATTGTCGCGGGCGGCGCGGTGCGAGCGGTTTGCGAACTGGCCGGCATCGAGAATGTTTCAGGGAAGATTTTAGGCAAAACAAAAAACAAACTTAATAACGCTAGAGCGACTATTAAGGCACTGAGTTTATTAAGGTCAAAGAAAGCGAGCGCGAGAGCAATTAGCGCGAAATAAATATGAGACTACATCAATTAAAATCTACTTCTTGGAAAAAGTCCCGCAAACGAGTTGGTCGGGGAGGCAAAAAAGGAACTTATTCAGGCCGCGGGATGAAAGGGCAAAAATCAAGAGCCGGTGGGAAGCCGCGTCCAGGTTTTGCTGGGGGCGATACGACGCTAGTGAAAAGATTGCCGAAAAAGAGAGGGCAAATTGGGAAAACAGAGCTTAAAAAAGGATCTAAACTGTCGCGGTTAAAATTAATGATTAAACCGGTCGTTTTCAATTTGGGCGATTTTGACAAGAAATTTTTCGCTAAAGACGGCTCTTCTTTTCATTGGGAAGAAAAGGAAGTTATTTCCCCAAAGAGCTTGCTTGAGAAAGGATTGATTCGCAGAATACAAGGGAGAATTCCCAAGATTAAAATTTTAGGTGTTGGCAAATTAAGAAAAAAACTTGTTTTCAGCGGCGTTGTTTTTTCAAAAAGCGCGCGCGAGAAATTAGGAATTAAAGAAGCAGATGAAGTGGCTAAATAAAATTACCCAAATTTTCAAGATTAAGGACTTGCGCCAAAAGATTTTGTTCGTCTTGTTTATTTTGGTTGTTTTTCGCATCGTTGCCAACATTCCCGTGCCAGGCATTGACATAGAACGACTAAGTCAGTTTTTTTCAAATAATCAGTTGTTTGGTCTTTTGAATATTTTCACGGGCGGAGCGATGAGTAATTTGTCAATTAGCATGCTTGGGCTTGGTCCGTACATCACGGCGACGATTATTATGCAATTATTAACGATGATTTTCCCCTCGTTGGAAGCGATTTACAAAGAAGAAGGGGAAGCGGGCAGGCAGAAGTTTAATCAGTACGGCAGAATGCTCACGGTTCCTTTGGCTGTCCTTCAATCATACGGAATGCTCACGCTTTTAAGTCGACAGGGAATTCTTGATTCTTTGTCGGCTTTGCAATGGATTACTTCTATTACTGTTATTACGGCGGGGGCGGTATTTCTAATGTGGCTGGGCGAGATGATTTCAGAAAAAGGGATTGGAAATGGAGTTTCTTTGCTAATTTTTGCGGGAATTATTTCCAGCGTTCCAATGTCAATCAGAGAATTGGCGGTTACTTATGATGTTTCTAAAATTCCTTCCTATCTTGCTTTTTTCGCTGTTGCTTTAGTTATTACGGCCGCCGTTGTGGTCATTACCGAAGGGCGGCGCAATATTCCCGTTTCTTACGCAAAACGAATTCGGGGCAACAAGGTCTATGGCGGCGTTTCCACCTATTTGCCATTAAATGTTAATCCAGCGGGCGTTATTCCAATTATTTTCGCCTTGTCAATTATGCTTTTTCCTGGAATGGTCGCCGGGTTCTTGAGCGCTTCCAGTATTGGCTGGCTTGCGCGTATTTCGCAAATAGTGAGCGGACTTTTTGAAGACCCGTGGTTTTACGGAATTACATATTTCGCTTTAGTTGTTTTGTTCACATACTTTTACACGGCGGTCACTTTTGACCCAAATAATGTCTCTAATAATCTGCAAAAAATGGGCGGTTTTATTCCAGGCATCAGACCGGGCAAACCGACTGCCGCTTTTCTTTATTTTATCCTCAACCGCGTTCTTCTTTTTGGCGCCATTTCTTTGGGTCTCATCGCCGTTTTGCCGTCAATCATTCAAGGCGCGACAGGCATTACCGCCTTCGGTTTCGCCATTGGCGGAACAGCCCTGCTGATTGTCGTTTCCGTCGTCTTAGACACAATCCGCCAAGTCAATTCTCAACTGACAATGAGGGATTACGAGGGATTTTAAAAATTGACAAAAATTTGGGCTGGAATTAGAATAAGAATAATAAAGAAATTATGCGCGATAGAAAATTTTCATATAATATTATTTTGCGCCCAGAACCAGAAGGCGGATTTACGGTGACCGTTCCTAGTTTGCCTGGGTGTGTTACTTATGGTAAGAATTTAAAAGAAGCAAAAAAAATGGCAGAAGACGCGATAAAAGGATATTTAGTCAGTTTAAAAAAACACAACGAACCAATTCCAAGCGATGAAAACGATTTTATTGGTTCTGTTGATTTGGAAATTTCAGATATAAAGCGAAATCTCGCTTGCGCTTAATTATGTCTAAATTGCCTGTTTTGACTTCCAAGAAACTAATCAAAATTCTCAAAGAAAAAGGTTTTGAAATAGATCATTCCACGGGAAGTCATTTTATTTTTCGTCATTCGCTTAATAGCAAAATGGTCACTGTCCCATTTAAAAATAAAGATATTCCCAAGGGAACAATTATAAGCATTTTAAGGCAAGTCGGTATTTCTAAAAATGATTTAATTAAATTCAAGCGTTAAAATGTCAAACCGACCTAAAATTATTATTCTATTCGGCCGTTCGGGGTGCGGCAAGGGAACGCAGGCGACTCGTTTGCGGGAGGAGTTTGGTTTTGATTATTTAAGCAGTGGAGATTTGTTGCGAGAGAGGGCGAAAGATAACGATTTTTCGGGGTTAAAATTAAGAAAGGTCTTAAAAGACGGCGAACTAGCGCCGTCCTTTTTAATGTTTCAAATTTGGAGCGCGAAAGTTGAGGAAATAAAAAACAAAAATGTTTTAGAAGGTCTCATTATTGACGGAAGCCCGCGCGCGCTGGCGGAAGCGAAACTAATGGACGATGTTTTTGAGTGGTATGAATGGAAAGACATCAAAGTTTTTTTAATAGATATTTCAGAAGAAGAAGCGTTTGGGCGTTTGACTAAAAGGCGCGTCTGCAAAGATTGCAGACGGATTATTCCCTGGGTGGACGACCTTAAGAATTTAAAAAAATGCGATAAATGCGGCGGAGAATTAGAAACGCGTTCCGACGACAAACCCGAGGCGATTCAAGCCCGTCTTGATTATTACAAAAAAGATGTCCAGCCAGTAGTTGACTACTACGAAAAAAGAGGCGCTTTAATTAGAATCAACGGCGAACAAACCATAGAGAAGGTTTATGAGGATATAAGAAAACTACTATGATCTCCATAAAAACACCTCAAGAAATTGAAATAATGACTCAAGCAGGCAAGATTTTGGCTGGGATTATTAGGGAATTGAAAAACAAGGTTGAACCGGGGATAACGACCAAAGAATTGGACAATCTCGCGGAGAAACTTATTTCAAACGCCGGCGCCAAGCCGGCTTTTAAGGGCTATCGGGGCTTTCCCGCCGCTTTGTGCGCTTCAATTAACGAACAAATTGTTCACGGCGTTCCTTCTGGCAGAAAATTGGTTGAGGGAGATATTCTAAGTTTGGACTTGGGTATTCTTTACAATGATTTTTATTCCGATATGGCGGCGACAGTTCCGGTTGGCGCGATTGACCCGGAAGTTGGCCGTTTAATTAAAGCGACTAAAAAATCGCTCAAAAGAGCGATTGGCAGGGTTAAACAGGGCAAAACAATTGGCGATATCGCCCAAGCGGTCCAAAGTCACGCTGAAGGACAGGGGTTTCAAGTCGTCCGTGAACTCTGCGGACACGGCATCGGTCGCCGCCTCCACGAAGACCCGGAAATTCCCAATTTCGGACAAAGACACAAAGGACCCGAATTAAAAGTCGGCATGGTTCTGGCGATTGAGCCAATGCTCACCATAGGAAAGCCGAAAATAAAAAAGGGCCCCGATGGCTTTGTCTACCAAACAGCCGACAACAGCATCTCCGCCCACTTCGAACATACCATTGCCGTAACAGAAAGAGGGGCGAGGGTGCTTACAGAATAAGGTTCCGGGGACAGTCCCCCAGAGGGGACTGTCCCCTTGGGATTAAAATGGGGGCTGCCCCCGCAACGGGGGCAGCCCCCATTCATCGTCCCCAAACATCTAAAAAATTTGACAAATAACGAAAGATAACATATAATTTTACACAAGTAGGGTCTGCTGATTTTCAGCGGAAAATTGTATCTTAAAAATTGGATAAAGGAGGTTTGTTATGACGACGAGAAAATTTGTTGTTACAGACGAACAAGAGAAGATTTTTCACAAAAGGCGGCGAGAACTGGAAAATAGGTTTTTCAAGGGTGCCTTAAATCCAGAAGATGTAAATCAAGGCTTACAGATGCTTATTGAGGGGCGAAAAGTAATAGTTTTTAAGGAGAAACCAAACATTCCGGCTTTAATTGTTGACTGGCGAAACTTCTACAGCGAACTTGGAATTGAAGCAGATTTTTCAAACCTGCAAATTCCAAACAAGCAAAAAGGTTTTGACCATCTGATTATCGTGGCGAAAGAAATGACACCGCAATTGCTCTACGACAAATGCGAAGAACTATTCCCCTGTTGGAAATGGACAGACAAGAATTTGGATGAAATTGTAGAATCCGAAAGAACAGCCAAAAATGGCGCCTACGCCATTTGGGTCAGAGACAGAGTTGAAGCGGATGAAGAATTAAAAAATCTATCTGCTGACGACCTAAAAAACAAAAACATTCCAGGCATTACTTTGGAAGAGCGACTCATTCACGAGCTCAAGTATTTCAAAGAAACTGGCAAACACTTAGATAGAGATAATGTTACTCTTTGCGCGGGTTCGCGCTATTCTGATGGCCATGTGCCGGGTGTCGACTGGTACGGTGGCAGGCTCGAGGTCGGCTGGCGCTCTCCTGACCGTCGCGGTGGCTTTTTGCGCGCTCGTCGGGCAGTTTCTTAACCTTGTACCTTTTATCTTTTAACCTTTTCAAAAACAAAAAAAGCCGCTCTTTATAAAGAAGAGTGGCTTTTTTTATTCCGGGGACTGTCCCCTTGGGATTAAAACGGGGGCTGCCCCCGCAACGGGGGCAGCCCCCAAACCCTGCCTTAAACTACTTCTTCCCCTCAATCTCTTCCCTCATTTTCTCAATAAACTTCCCAACTTCCATCGCGCCGAGATTGCCTTTTTGTCTTTGGCGGGGGGCGATGGTTTTTGATTTTTCTTCTTTTTCGCCGACGATAAGGAGGTAGGGGATTTTTTGCGTTTCGCCTGCGCGAATTTTTTTGCCAAG
This genomic stretch from Patescibacteria group bacterium harbors:
- the rplF gene encoding 50S ribosomal protein L6, whose product is MSRIGKKIIIIPENVEVKFDKGEVVVKGSKGELSQLIPLELEISIKDKELLVTPKRKGKDASALWGLIRSLIANMIQGVSEGFEKQLEINGVGYRVVLEGKTLVLSLGLSHSVKIEAPEKIEFKVEKNIITVSGIDKQAVGQIAAKIRDQKKPEPYKGKGIRYIDEVIRRKSGKKAAGSE
- the rplR gene encoding 50S ribosomal protein L18; the protein is MMTKQDQRNKRHKRVRGKVIGIEKCPRLSVFRSNKYINLQLINDETGKTMASFNDLKINKKGKTKIEAAKEAGIALAKKANEQKIEKVVFDRGGYKYHGRVKAAAEGAREGGLKF
- a CDS encoding 30S ribosomal protein S5, encoding MFNQNKEQSKYEQKLLDVARVVRVVAGGRRFRFRAVVAIGDRKGNVGVGVSKGQDVAVAVEKAVAGAEKCLINIPLVDGTIPHKTEAKFCSAKVLLKPGIKGKGIVAGGAVRAVCELAGIENVSGKILGKTKNKLNNARATIKALSLLRSKKASARAISAK
- a CDS encoding 50S ribosomal protein L15 is translated as MRLHQLKSTSWKKSRKRVGRGGKKGTYSGRGMKGQKSRAGGKPRPGFAGGDTTLVKRLPKKRGQIGKTELKKGSKLSRLKLMIKPVVFNLGDFDKKFFAKDGSSFHWEEKEVISPKSLLEKGLIRRIQGRIPKIKILGVGKLRKKLVFSGVVFSKSAREKLGIKEADEVAK
- the secY gene encoding preprotein translocase subunit SecY, with the translated sequence MKWLNKITQIFKIKDLRQKILFVLFILVVFRIVANIPVPGIDIERLSQFFSNNQLFGLLNIFTGGAMSNLSISMLGLGPYITATIIMQLLTMIFPSLEAIYKEEGEAGRQKFNQYGRMLTVPLAVLQSYGMLTLLSRQGILDSLSALQWITSITVITAGAVFLMWLGEMISEKGIGNGVSLLIFAGIISSVPMSIRELAVTYDVSKIPSYLAFFAVALVITAAVVVITEGRRNIPVSYAKRIRGNKVYGGVSTYLPLNVNPAGVIPIIFALSIMLFPGMVAGFLSASSIGWLARISQIVSGLFEDPWFYGITYFALVVLFTYFYTAVTFDPNNVSNNLQKMGGFIPGIRPGKPTAAFLYFILNRVLLFGAISLGLIAVLPSIIQGATGITAFGFAIGGTALLIVVSVVLDTIRQVNSQLTMRDYEGF
- a CDS encoding type II toxin-antitoxin system HicB family antitoxin; the encoded protein is MRDRKFSYNIILRPEPEGGFTVTVPSLPGCVTYGKNLKEAKKMAEDAIKGYLVSLKKHNEPIPSDENDFIGSVDLEISDIKRNLACA
- a CDS encoding type II toxin-antitoxin system HicA family toxin gives rise to the protein MTSKKLIKILKEKGFEIDHSTGSHFIFRHSLNSKMVTVPFKNKDIPKGTIISILRQVGISKNDLIKFKR
- a CDS encoding nucleoside monophosphate kinase, whose protein sequence is MSNRPKIIILFGRSGCGKGTQATRLREEFGFDYLSSGDLLRERAKDNDFSGLKLRKVLKDGELAPSFLMFQIWSAKVEEIKNKNVLEGLIIDGSPRALAEAKLMDDVFEWYEWKDIKVFLIDISEEEAFGRLTKRRVCKDCRRIIPWVDDLKNLKKCDKCGGELETRSDDKPEAIQARLDYYKKDVQPVVDYYEKRGALIRINGEQTIEKVYEDIRKLL
- the map gene encoding type I methionyl aminopeptidase → MISIKTPQEIEIMTQAGKILAGIIRELKNKVEPGITTKELDNLAEKLISNAGAKPAFKGYRGFPAALCASINEQIVHGVPSGRKLVEGDILSLDLGILYNDFYSDMAATVPVGAIDPEVGRLIKATKKSLKRAIGRVKQGKTIGDIAQAVQSHAEGQGFQVVRELCGHGIGRRLHEDPEIPNFGQRHKGPELKVGMVLAIEPMLTIGKPKIKKGPDGFVYQTADNSISAHFEHTIAVTERGARVLTE